A stretch of Bacteroidetes Order II. bacterium DNA encodes these proteins:
- a CDS encoding DUF2200 domain-containing protein, with translation MKPTDEHNQRIAQMIFASVYPHYVAKVEKKGRTREELHQVIEWLTGFNELKIKELVDKRVTFETFFQQAILNPNAPLIKGAICGYRIEEIDNPLTQKARFLDKLVDELAKGRKMEKILR, from the coding sequence ATGAAACCAACAGACGAACATAATCAACGAATAGCGCAAATGATATTTGCATCAGTTTATCCTCATTACGTGGCTAAGGTCGAGAAGAAAGGCAGAACAAGGGAAGAACTACACCAAGTAATAGAATGGTTGACCGGGTTTAACGAATTGAAAATTAAAGAACTTGTAGATAAAAGGGTAACGTTTGAAACATTTTTCCAACAGGCCATATTAAATCCTAACGCCCCTCTTATTAAAGGAGCTATTTGTGGTTATCGGATTGAAGAAATTGATAATCCATTAACCCAAAAAGCAAGGTTTTTAGATAAATTAGTAGATGAATTGGCAAAAGGACGCAAAATGGAAAAAATTTTACGATAA
- the thrA gene encoding bifunctional aspartate kinase/homoserine dehydrogenase I → MIKANPYFVYKFGGTSVSDAERIREVVRLVVTPNEGRKVVVASALGKLKGDPNPKVTDQLLMCIALAQDRDTGYNTVLEQLQSRHEAILQTLVSDTADQNAIRTHLSTLWHYLGELLDGVYLLRECSSRTWAAIVAMGERLSVPIIAGAFRAAGHKAIAIEATQLIRTGPQFLEAEVDFRMSGELIRKNLWPLGDEIIPIVTGFIGATEDGVLTTLGRSGSDYSATILAYALDAKEVVIWSDVDGVLTADPRIVPDAFPLANLTYQEASELAYFGANVLHPRTMLPLIEKSIPLRSKNTMNPDHPGTLISTDTQDTPSKVKGVTSIRDMALLMVEGSGLAGVPGITARGFVSLADAGINVVMVSQASSEQSVCFAVRQTDAKIAHQRLLDAFARELDRGEVAEVSRRDGCAVVAIVGDNMRNSPGIAGKMMQALGKCGINILSIAQGASERNISVAVLDTDAVPAVQVLHETFAMNRRRVHLFQIGTGVVGQTMLRLLKKQDEYLRNMLRLNFRIVGVANSRQMFFDPKGVVHDVVDERLDMGDPSDLDKIITHFKENRLEHAVVIDITASEKVARMYPKFLAAGIAVVTPNKRANTLEQSFYDEIYRVYSQNPVPYFYETTVGAGLPIISTLRDLVETGDQINRIEGVLSGTLAYIFNRMSEGVTFSKALFEARDLGYTEPDPRDDLMGEDVARKIVILAREAGFRLNLEDVTQESLVPKAYRGLSVEEFMEKVPELDAEWQARMAEWHAQGLRPQYVGVINGDGSCSVGIQAVDVDSPLHYLRGTDNIVSFNTQRYFNTPMVVRGPGAGPELTSSIILADTIKTAETFR, encoded by the coding sequence ATGATCAAGGCAAATCCATACTTCGTGTACAAATTTGGCGGAACTTCTGTCTCCGACGCCGAGCGAATCCGAGAAGTGGTTCGTTTGGTGGTGACCCCCAATGAGGGCCGCAAGGTAGTGGTGGCTTCTGCATTGGGCAAACTCAAAGGCGATCCCAACCCCAAAGTCACCGACCAACTCTTGATGTGTATAGCCCTCGCACAAGACCGCGATACGGGCTATAACACCGTTTTGGAGCAATTACAAAGCCGACACGAAGCCATTTTGCAAACGTTGGTATCTGATACCGCCGATCAAAATGCTATCCGGACGCATTTAAGCACCCTTTGGCATTACTTGGGTGAACTTTTGGATGGGGTTTATCTCCTTCGCGAATGTTCTTCCCGGACTTGGGCAGCGATTGTGGCCATGGGCGAACGCCTCTCCGTGCCCATTATTGCGGGTGCTTTTCGTGCTGCTGGCCACAAAGCCATCGCCATAGAAGCCACTCAACTCATTCGGACGGGTCCCCAATTCTTAGAAGCAGAAGTGGACTTTAGGATGTCTGGTGAACTGATTCGAAAAAATCTGTGGCCATTGGGTGATGAAATTATTCCCATTGTCACGGGATTTATTGGTGCTACCGAAGACGGCGTCCTCACCACATTGGGCCGTTCTGGCTCGGACTATTCCGCCACCATTCTCGCCTATGCCTTAGATGCAAAAGAGGTGGTCATTTGGTCGGATGTGGATGGAGTACTTACTGCCGACCCACGCATTGTACCAGATGCCTTCCCTTTGGCTAACCTCACTTATCAGGAAGCCAGTGAACTCGCCTATTTTGGTGCCAATGTTTTACACCCCCGAACGATGCTACCCCTCATTGAGAAAAGCATCCCCCTACGGTCCAAAAACACCATGAATCCGGATCATCCCGGAACCCTCATCTCCACCGATACCCAAGACACACCCAGTAAGGTGAAGGGCGTTACTTCCATCCGTGATATGGCTTTGTTGATGGTAGAAGGCTCTGGGCTAGCTGGCGTACCGGGGATTACTGCCCGTGGGTTTGTATCTCTGGCCGATGCAGGCATCAATGTGGTAATGGTTTCACAGGCCTCTTCCGAGCAAAGTGTCTGTTTTGCCGTGCGGCAGACAGATGCCAAAATCGCCCACCAGCGGCTTTTGGATGCCTTTGCGCGAGAGTTGGACCGGGGCGAAGTGGCCGAAGTGAGCCGACGTGATGGGTGTGCCGTTGTGGCTATTGTGGGAGACAATATGCGGAACTCGCCCGGTATTGCCGGAAAGATGATGCAAGCCCTCGGAAAATGCGGGATCAACATCTTATCTATTGCCCAAGGCGCTTCCGAACGGAATATCTCGGTCGCCGTCTTAGATACCGATGCTGTACCTGCGGTGCAGGTCTTGCACGAGACGTTTGCAATGAACCGCCGCCGTGTCCATCTCTTCCAAATCGGTACCGGAGTGGTGGGGCAAACCATGTTACGACTCTTGAAAAAACAAGATGAATACCTGCGAAATATGCTTAGGCTCAATTTCCGAATTGTGGGGGTGGCCAACTCACGACAGATGTTCTTTGACCCCAAGGGCGTTGTCCACGACGTCGTGGACGAGCGGTTAGACATGGGAGATCCTTCCGATTTAGACAAAATCATCACGCACTTTAAGGAAAATCGCCTCGAACATGCAGTCGTGATAGACATTACTGCCAGTGAAAAAGTGGCGCGAATGTATCCCAAATTCTTGGCTGCCGGAATTGCCGTCGTTACGCCCAATAAACGCGCCAATACCTTAGAACAATCGTTCTACGACGAAATCTATCGTGTATATAGCCAAAATCCAGTGCCTTATTTTTATGAAACCACGGTTGGTGCGGGCCTGCCCATTATTTCTACCCTCCGCGACTTGGTGGAAACGGGCGACCAAATCAACCGCATAGAGGGCGTGCTTTCCGGAACATTGGCCTATATCTTTAACCGAATGTCCGAAGGGGTGACGTTTTCCAAAGCTCTTTTTGAAGCCCGTGACCTCGGCTATACGGAACCAGACCCTCGCGACGACCTGATGGGCGAAGATGTGGCGCGCAAAATTGTGATCCTTGCACGGGAAGCTGGATTCCGGCTCAACCTCGAAGATGTGACGCAAGAGTCCCTAGTACCCAAAGCCTATCGCGGGCTTTCGGTGGAGGAGTTTATGGAGAAAGTGCCAGAATTAGATGCCGAGTGGCAAGCCCGCATGGCCGAGTGGCAC